A DNA window from Loxodonta africana isolate mLoxAfr1 chromosome 7, mLoxAfr1.hap2, whole genome shotgun sequence contains the following coding sequences:
- the LOC100666608 gene encoding olfactory receptor 8K5-like encodes MGQQNLTVLTEFILMGVTRHPELQHPLFGVFLLIYMITVVGNLGMIILTKMDSRLHTPMYFFIRHLAVIDLGNSTVICPKMLVNFVVDKNTISYYTCATQMAFFILFIISELFILSAMAYDRYVAICNPLLYNVIMSQRLCHVLAGIPYLYSAFQSVMLTIKTFTSIFCGSNVICHFYCDNVPLLSMLCSNSQEIELMLIIFSAFNLITSLLVVLLSYLLILKAIFRMHPAKSRIKAFSTCGSHLTVVVVFYGTLLFMYVQPKSAHSYDTDTMASVFYTLVTPMLNPLIYSLRNQEVKSAFHRVFKN; translated from the coding sequence ATGGGCCAACAGAATCTAACAGTACTGACTGAATTCATTCTAATGGGAGTCACAAGGCACCCTGAGTTGCAGCACCCGCTTTTTGGGGTGTTTCTCCTCATCTACATGATCACAGTGGTGGGCAACCTGGGCATGATCATCTTGACCAAGATGGATTCCCGCCTACACACacctatgtattttttcatcAGACACCTGGCCGTCATTGATCTTGGTAATTCTACTGTCATTTGTCCCAAGATGTTAGTAAATTTTGTTGTGGATAAAAATACCATTTCCTATTATACATGTGCCACACAGatggctttcttcattttgttcattATCAGTGAACTTTTTATCCTATCAGctatggcctatgaccgctatgtggctatctgtaaccctctgctctacaaTGTTATCATGTCCCAAAGACTTTGCCATGTGCTGGCAGGCATTCCATATCTCTACAGTGCCTTTCAGTCTGTGATGTTAACCATTAAGACTTTTACATCCATCTTCTGTGGCTCTAATGTCATCTGTCATTTCTACTGTGATAATGTTCCCTTGTTATCTATGCTTTGCTCAAATTCACAAGAAATAGAATTGATGCTTATAATATTTTCAGCATTTAATTTGATAACCTCCCTCCTGGTTGTCCTGCTCTCCTACCTGCTGATTCTGAAAGCCATATTTCGAATGCATCCTGCCAAGAGCAGGATAAAAGCTTTCTCCACATGTGGTTCTCATCTGACAGTGGTGGTTGTGTTTTATGGGACTTTATTATTTATGTATGTGCAACCCAAATCTGCTCACTCATATGATACTGACACAATGGCCTCTGTGTTTTACACTTTAGTCACCCCCATGCTTAACCCTTTGATATATAGCTTGAGGAACCAAGAGGTAAAAAGtgccttccatagggtttttaaaaattga
- the LOC100657229 gene encoding olfactory receptor 8K5-like, whose protein sequence is MDQKNLTMMTEFILIGVTRRPELQLPLFGVFLLIYMITVMGNLGLIILTKVDSRLHTPMYFFIRHLAVIDLGNSTVICPKMLVTFVVNKNTISYYECATQLAFFILFIISELFILSAMAYDRYVAICNPLLYNVIMSPRRCHVLVGIPYIYSIFQSLMFTIKIFTLTFCGSNVISHFYCDDVPLIPMLCSNTQEVQLLIIMFSAFNLISSLLVVLLSYLLILIAIFRMHSAEGRRKAFSTCGSHLTVVVVFYGSLLFMYVQPKSAHSFDTDKMASVFYTLVIPMLNPLIYSLRNKEVKSAFYRVIKNPCNLCI, encoded by the coding sequence ATGGACCAAAAGAACCTAACGATGATGACTGAATTCATTCTAATCGGAGTCACAAGGCGCCCTGAACTGCAGCTTCCCCTTTTTGGGGTCTTCCTCCTCATCTACATGATCACAGTGATGGGAAACCTAGGCCTGATCATCCTGACCAAGGTGGACTCCCGCCTACACACtcctatgtattttttcatcAGACACCTGGCCGTCATTGATCTTGGTAATTCTACTGTCATTTGTCCCAAGATGCTAGTAACTTTTGTTGTGAATAAAAATACCATTTCTTATTATGAATGTGCCACACAGctggctttcttcattttgttcattATCAGTGAACTTTTCATCTTGTcggccatggcctatgaccgctatgtggccatctgtaaccctctgctctacaaTGTTATCATGTCCCCAAGACGTTGCCATGTGCTTGTGGGTATTCCATACATTTATAGTATCTTTCAGTCTCTGATGTTCACCATTAAGATTTTCACATTGACCTTCTGTGGCTCTAATGTCATCAGTCATTTCTATTGTGATGATGTCCCCTTGATACCTATGCTCTGCTCAAATACACAAGAGGTACAGCTGTTGATCATAATGTTTTCAGCATTTAATTTGATATCCTCCCTCCTGGTTGTCCTGCTGTCCTACCTGCTGATTCTGATAGCCATATTTCGAATGCATTCTGCTGAGGGCAGGAGAAAAGCTTTCTCCACATGTGGTTCTCATCTGACAGTGGTGGTTGTGTTCTATGGGTCTCTACTATTCATGTATGTGCAGCCCAAATCTGCTCATTCTTTTGATACTGACAAAATGGCCTCAGTGTTTTACACTTTAGTCATTCCCATGCTTAACCCCTTGATCTACAGCTTAAGGAATAAAGAAGTAAAAAGTGCCTTCTACAGGGTCATTAAGAATCCATGCAATCTTTGTATTTAA
- the LOC100665478 gene encoding olfactory receptor 8K5-like: MGQQNLTVQTEFILMGVTKRHELHLPLFGVFLIIYMITVVGNLGMIILTKVDSHLHTPMYFFIRHLAFIDLGNSTVIYPKMLVNFVWDQNTVSYYECAIQMAFYILFIITELYILAAMGYDRYVAICNPLLYNVIMSQKLCHVLIAIPYLFCAFQSLLLTSKTFTSTFCGSSVVSDFFCDYVPLIPLLCSNAWQIELMIIVFASFNLMSSLLVVLVSYMLILITIFRMHSAEGRKKAFSTCGSHLTVVVVFYGSLLFMYVQPESF, translated from the coding sequence ATGGGCCAACAGAATCTAACGGTGCAGACTGAATTCATTCTCATGGGAGTAACAAAGAGGCATGAACTACATCTCCCCCTTTTTGGTGTCTTCCTCATCATCTACATGATCACAGTTGTGGGCAACCTAGGCATGATCATCTTGACCAAGGTGGACTCCCACCTACACAcacctatgtatttttttatcaGACACCTGGCTTTCATTGATCTTGGTAATTCTACTGTTATTTACCCCAAAATGCTAGTAAATTTTGTTTGGGATCAAAATACCGTTTCCTATTATGAATGTGCCATACAGATGGCTTTCTACATTTTATTCATTATCACTGAACTCTACATCCTGGCGGCCATGggctatgaccgctatgtggccatctgtaaccctctgctctacaaTGTTATCATGTCCCAGAAACTTTGCCATGTGCTCATAGCCATTCCATACCTCTTCTGCGCATTTCAGTCTCTGTTGCTCACCAGTAAGACTTTTACGTCAACTTTCTGTGGTTCTAGTGTTGTCAGTGATTTCTTCTGTGATTATGTACCCTTAATACCTTTGCTCTGCTCAAATGCATGGCAAATAGAATTGATGATCATAGTGTTTGCATCATTTAATTTGATGTCTTCCCTCCTGGTAGTCCTGGTGTCCTATATGTTGATTCTGATAACCATATTTCGAATGCATTCTGCTGAGGGCAGAAAAAAAGCTTTCTCCACGTGTGGTTCTCATCTGACAGTGGTGGTTGTGTTCTATGGGTCTCTACTATTTATGTATGTGCAGCCTGAATCCTTTTAG